A portion of the Candidatus Nitrosotenuis aquarius genome contains these proteins:
- a CDS encoding peptidase translates to MENKLIILLSLVVLTGLYGDIYADVMIPEDEILGYYDSEGIYTIVGAVKNTENYAVLPVIHLTILDNGKEISIVQSLPTVFPNKDIPFKIKSHEISGTDASITSFDVTFRQAFDTHESKVEVVYDRTLKKHADGHLTGKIINKGNQTQYNVKIYATIHGENNSFIDTAKNLEKIDKIEPGQIINFTMYPDPTVAQDIHYYSCFAIGDETIIPLYAVRDGEKFNFRYDSTAWFVVDEGFDETGTILSLKGVNSFRFPTYVNFEFPKTSENEKFAVAVDGKTIPFIQSIDEEGNWHVAFDVSGSTQNKIVISGFEKPNLVTDQKSESIVESSEPVAESQGTQAESQKEADYSNLYYVVPVIIAAGIGIVVFSLRKAKPAV, encoded by the coding sequence GTGGAAAATAAACTGATCATTCTCTTGTCACTGGTTGTGCTGACGGGATTGTATGGTGACATTTATGCAGATGTGATGATCCCAGAAGATGAAATTCTAGGATACTATGATTCTGAGGGAATTTACACCATTGTGGGCGCAGTAAAAAACACTGAAAACTATGCTGTATTGCCAGTGATTCATTTGACTATACTTGATAATGGCAAAGAGATCTCTATTGTCCAGAGTCTTCCGACTGTTTTTCCAAATAAGGACATTCCATTTAAAATCAAATCTCACGAAATATCTGGGACTGATGCATCAATTACGAGTTTTGATGTAACGTTCAGGCAAGCTTTTGATACACATGAGTCAAAAGTAGAAGTAGTCTATGACAGAACACTGAAAAAACACGCAGATGGCCACCTAACTGGAAAAATAATCAACAAAGGAAATCAAACTCAATACAATGTCAAAATTTACGCCACAATTCATGGAGAGAACAATTCATTCATTGATACTGCAAAAAACCTTGAAAAAATCGATAAAATAGAGCCTGGCCAAATCATTAACTTTACAATGTATCCTGATCCTACTGTTGCGCAAGACATTCATTATTACAGCTGTTTTGCAATAGGTGATGAAACAATTATTCCATTATATGCTGTCAGGGATGGTGAAAAATTCAATTTTCGTTATGATTCTACTGCGTGGTTTGTAGTGGATGAGGGATTTGATGAGACCGGCACAATACTTTCGCTTAAAGGCGTGAACTCTTTTAGGTTCCCCACATATGTGAATTTTGAATTTCCAAAGACTTCGGAAAATGAAAAATTTGCAGTTGCCGTTGATGGTAAGACCATTCCTTTCATCCAAAGTATCGATGAAGAAGGTAATTGGCATGTCGCGTTTGATGTATCGGGTTCTACTCAGAACAAGATTGTGATTTCTGGCTTTGAGAAACCAAATTTAGTCACTGACCAAAAAAGTGAGTCAATCGTGGAGTCGAGCGAACCTGTGGCTGAGTCACAAGGCACACAGGCCGAATCGCAAAAGGAGGCGGATTATTCTAACTTGTATTATGTGGTTCCTGTCATTATTGCTGCTGGAATCGGAATTGTTGTTTTTTCACTTAGAAAAGCAAAGCCTGCAGTCTAG
- a CDS encoding DUF7508 domain-containing protein, whose translation MTEIAWSEWLDYNLEQISKIPEEGGVYMMHAAMKILYIGNTANLRQSISESLNNSCIKEAKRFKYSIASNHEQIGSQLLKEYQEKHDGKLPKCME comes from the coding sequence ATGACCGAAATTGCATGGTCGGAATGGCTAGATTATAACTTGGAACAGATATCAAAGATTCCCGAAGAGGGTGGCGTTTACATGATGCATGCAGCAATGAAGATTTTGTACATTGGGAATACGGCAAACCTCAGACAATCAATTTCAGAATCACTAAACAATTCATGCATCAAAGAAGCAAAACGATTCAAGTATTCAATAGCATCAAATCACGAGCAGATTGGCTCTCAACTCTTAAAAGAATATCAAGAAAAACACGATGGTAAGCTGCCAAAATGTATGGAATAA
- a CDS encoding sensor histidine kinase — protein MAVEEQDGRQKLDKLIHIGELTSRITHDMRNPLTVIINYTTMVRKNSKNKLDKRSLDQLALIEEEARKMYHQIEDVLNYIKLPPLKLQTHSLHDILKKIIDRVQTSDDVTVHLPKNNPQIMCDIDKLEIVFVNLISNAIEAMDKSGTITINASETKDHVIIEVEDSGPGISEDNLEKIFEPLFTTKTTGTGLGLASCKNIIERHRGTISAKNNPTTFTIMLPKS, from the coding sequence ATGGCAGTAGAAGAGCAAGACGGACGGCAAAAACTAGACAAGCTGATACATATTGGAGAGCTGACATCGCGAATCACTCATGATATGCGCAATCCACTAACGGTCATAATCAATTATACTACAATGGTCAGAAAGAACTCTAAAAATAAACTTGACAAGAGATCACTAGACCAGCTTGCATTGATTGAAGAAGAAGCAAGAAAAATGTATCATCAAATAGAAGATGTTCTAAATTACATAAAATTACCTCCGTTGAAGCTACAGACTCATTCGTTACATGACATTCTAAAAAAAATCATAGACAGAGTACAAACGTCAGACGATGTCACAGTACATTTACCAAAAAATAATCCTCAAATTATGTGCGATATCGATAAGCTTGAAATTGTTTTTGTGAACTTGATTAGCAACGCAATTGAGGCAATGGACAAATCAGGTACAATCACAATCAATGCGTCAGAAACAAAAGATCACGTAATAATAGAAGTCGAGGATTCCGGCCCAGGCATCAGTGAAGACAATTTGGAAAAAATCTTTGAACCATTATTTACTACAAAGACAACTGGAACTGGTCTTGGTTTGGCAAGCTGTAAAAACATCATAGAGAGACATCGTGGTACCATCTCGGCAAAAAACAACCCAACGACATTTACAATAATGCTGCCAAAAAGCTAG
- a CDS encoding DUF6659 family protein, which produces MEKDVLCESVKKLDSSIRFVGLINAKGHLEAGGMTEGKNTLEDTKKDEMLYMELALRVRMRQEFDQELGPVRFAMSYRDKVIVMSFPINKEILLVSAEKDLNFAKFPFETLKLIEQYRK; this is translated from the coding sequence ATGGAAAAAGACGTATTATGCGAGTCGGTAAAAAAATTAGACTCATCCATACGTTTTGTGGGGCTGATAAATGCCAAGGGTCATCTGGAAGCGGGTGGAATGACTGAGGGAAAAAACACTCTAGAAGACACTAAAAAAGACGAGATGCTCTACATGGAGCTTGCTCTGCGAGTCAGAATGCGTCAGGAATTTGACCAGGAATTAGGTCCTGTGAGATTTGCCATGTCGTACAGAGACAAGGTGATTGTGATGAGCTTTCCAATAAATAAAGAAATTCTACTTGTTTCTGCAGAAAAAGATCTAAATTTTGCTAAATTTCCATTTGAGACTCTTAAATTAATAGAGCAATACCGCAAGTGA
- a CDS encoding transcription initiation factor IIB — MTTSQSRCPSCAKNTIQVDAVTGEIYCRNCGYVAAEKIEEAGPEWRSFSNDESDKSRVGAATSLTMHDMGLSTVIGSADKDATGKPLSASMKNSIERLRTWDSRTQAHTSADRNLRQALNELGKMKDKLGLADAVIEKAAYIYRKAMEKKLVRGRSIHGLIAACLYAACRNTETPRTLDDVAESINIRRKDVARCYRLIYKELDLKMPVADPTKGIARIASMANLSEKTKRKAMEILNKAKVIGMVAGKDPMGLAAAALYLACVSNGEIRSQKDISVAAGVTEVTIRNRCVGLKGLLDK; from the coding sequence GTGCAAAGAACACCATACAGGTAGATGCAGTAACTGGCGAGATTTATTGCAGAAATTGCGGCTATGTGGCAGCAGAAAAAATTGAGGAGGCTGGGCCGGAATGGAGATCGTTTTCAAATGACGAATCAGACAAAAGTAGAGTAGGTGCCGCCACATCACTTACGATGCATGACATGGGATTATCCACCGTGATAGGAAGTGCGGACAAGGACGCCACGGGAAAACCATTATCAGCGTCGATGAAGAATTCTATTGAACGATTACGAACGTGGGACAGCAGAACCCAGGCACATACATCTGCAGATAGAAATCTAAGACAGGCACTAAATGAACTTGGAAAAATGAAAGACAAGTTGGGTCTTGCGGACGCAGTAATTGAAAAGGCAGCATATATCTACAGAAAGGCAATGGAGAAAAAGCTAGTTAGAGGCAGATCCATTCACGGACTGATTGCTGCTTGTCTTTATGCAGCATGCAGGAATACAGAGACTCCAAGAACCCTAGACGACGTTGCAGAGAGCATCAACATCAGGCGAAAAGACGTAGCAAGGTGCTACAGACTCATATACAAAGAGCTAGATCTCAAAATGCCGGTAGCAGACCCAACAAAAGGGATAGCAAGGATTGCAAGCATGGCAAATCTTTCTGAAAAAACCAAAAGAAAAGCAATGGAGATACTCAACAAAGCTAAAGTAATAGGAATGGTTGCAGGAAAGGACCCAATGGGTCTTGCTGCAGCTGCACTGTATTTGGCATGTGTATCTAATGGAGAAATTAGATCGCAAAAGGACATATCGGTGGCCGCAGGAGTTACCGAGGTAACAATTAGGAACCGTTGTGTTGGACTAAAGGGACTGCTAGATAAATAA